Proteins encoded by one window of Halobaculum sp. MBLA0147:
- a CDS encoding DNA cytosine methyltransferase — MSRFTFADLFAGIGGTRAAYEAVGGECVFSCEIDEDAQEVYERNWEDPITEHDIREVEADSVPSHDLLLACWPCPSFSQMGKLDGLEDERGMLFYHIIRILKEKQPKAFMLENVKNLRFVKDGDAYETVRSALEQCGYTVFDKVLNSLNFGLPQHRERLIVVGFHDDLAPDEDSFSIPTQNQAKLATETDQREALADILEDKNDVDERYYASEKVQSDRREDVEDVSAIPEPSIWHENRAGQITTRPYCGTLRASSSWNYLLVNGERRPTVREQLRLQGFPEWFKIDDSNRSRGRKLTGNTVPIPMIHAVAKELVAELDFDTASTTTVDAGTATSD; from the coding sequence ATGAGCCGATTCACCTTTGCTGACTTGTTTGCCGGTATCGGAGGAACGCGTGCTGCCTACGAAGCGGTTGGAGGCGAATGCGTGTTCTCCTGTGAAATTGACGAGGATGCACAGGAAGTGTACGAGCGTAACTGGGAGGACCCCATCACCGAGCACGACATCCGCGAAGTTGAGGCAGACAGCGTTCCTTCACACGACCTCCTGCTGGCGTGCTGGCCGTGTCCTTCATTCAGCCAGATGGGTAAGCTCGACGGACTCGAAGATGAGCGAGGAATGTTATTTTATCATATTATACGTATACTCAAAGAAAAGCAACCCAAAGCGTTCATGCTGGAGAATGTCAAGAACCTTCGATTCGTTAAGGATGGCGACGCATACGAGACCGTTAGAAGCGCACTCGAACAATGCGGATACACTGTATTCGACAAAGTGCTTAATTCGCTCAATTTCGGGCTCCCTCAGCACCGCGAGCGGCTCATCGTCGTCGGGTTCCATGATGACCTCGCGCCTGACGAGGATTCCTTCTCCATCCCGACCCAGAATCAGGCGAAGTTGGCAACTGAGACTGACCAACGCGAGGCACTAGCAGATATCCTCGAAGACAAGAATGACGTAGATGAGCGGTACTACGCCAGCGAAAAGGTACAATCTGATCGGCGCGAGGATGTTGAAGATGTGTCGGCCATTCCTGAGCCATCTATTTGGCACGAGAATCGTGCGGGACAGATCACGACCCGTCCCTACTGTGGTACGCTTCGGGCGTCGTCGTCGTGGAACTATCTGCTCGTAAACGGTGAACGTCGTCCTACAGTTCGCGAACAACTTCGGTTACAGGGCTTCCCTGAATGGTTCAAGATCGACGATTCAAACCGTAGCCGAGGGAGAAAACTCACCGGAAATACTGTCCCTATTCCGATGATTCACGCTGTTGCGAAGGAGCTAGTAGCTGAATTGGACTTCGATACTGCTTCCACGACAACAGTAGATGCCGGAACCGCCACGTCAGATTGA
- a CDS encoding DEAD/DEAH box helicase family protein, whose product MNPTHHDAIGASILNDSLTRARGRHQPYCISEEPKREYYVSNLAPTHGVSDGEEFVSQIKPSAITLDFRPSDREATLEPLKIEFDLYYPSHPTFEEYKTILARSQRAAALEREAATGEDADDIDVADLDETELYRLDEDFYRRVDVRIETELDLSSPQNERERLTERIADEIEAALEAATGHADREDGVMATRDTADPEEWEGDDFDLHDLDADEFQTVIDSFNEVPPGDFEWAVTFGVEIRDTEVSLRLMNEPVGGEEDEEGADEPHIFNPKIATEAAVDRYEFDLGPDDYRFDQFIWAKGHNCSTTVDELDADAQRFRVETTATPSAPVFEFEFNNDHETRFKALAGDVSGVSTVDVLEDISEGMDDYLGEWRGSKKSEFIREYGEDSDEFTEFMDAADNFEEEANRFDAGIEVLRNEDDVRRAFQMMNRVNNTVHNVKADAFDGWRLFQLVFIVSNLSSIVTRDPDPRFEQYESRYDDMAEVLWFPTGGGKTEAYLGLVLFNLFFDRMRGKDNGVTAWIRFPLRLLSRQQKQRFMEAMMEADAIRRAPKDEGGLGGSGRPFSLGYFVGSRDSPNDIGKNNHLDEDYRASQEKLEDDCKHLDECPLCGSDVNVRYDQNANSVYHHCTESNLDDDEKCVGRLPIYVTDHDIYRYTPSVLLGSLDKIAVMGMQPLFANLLGNFTTKCPVHGIGYSGRCPEKHLCEYEDDSEEFIDINPGTRDPAQREETEYFDPVPTLHLVDEVHLLNEELGAFASHYETMFLTLCQKLFDVTPKVLTSTATIAEYERQIRNLFQMEATRFPEEGPELGETFYGELSESEVEREYHGLTPNNRTHLYAVLDLVKQYHEVIRDYYDEQPETVATRAGLDPTDIDDIDETVAGVLDAYETSLVYFTNKREKDTYRKNIQKQINDEMRDEGYAPPMEAQQLTADTRNDEILPRLEREGEFADDPFEERIDTVPATSFVGHGIDVDRFNFMLFFGYPSQTFQYIQASSRVGRQEGVPGHVLDVFRPFDKRDRHRFKYFEKLHEYLSRTVEPVPIDRWAKFAVEKTFPGILMAILIQYYRPLMYRKTDASGDPMTITAQGNTKRANVQSANHLYEMMNNDADFPELTKDALADDLRDAYVMRDQPTYLSYMPTDADGNPGFYTNKYFVEKVLTGRGEESSRLDETWRHWMDKLDTQMDTPEFDGDVEPMRSLRDIGKSAKITSNDYHEDFIDALTRAN is encoded by the coding sequence GTGAATCCGACCCACCACGACGCCATCGGCGCATCGATTCTCAACGACTCGCTCACCCGAGCGCGCGGACGACACCAGCCGTACTGCATCTCGGAGGAGCCCAAGCGCGAGTACTACGTCTCGAACCTCGCCCCGACGCACGGGGTGAGCGACGGCGAGGAGTTCGTCTCGCAAATCAAGCCCAGCGCCATCACGCTGGACTTCCGCCCATCCGACCGCGAGGCGACGCTCGAACCGCTCAAAATCGAGTTCGACCTATACTACCCCAGCCACCCGACGTTCGAGGAGTACAAGACAATCCTCGCCCGCTCGCAACGCGCCGCCGCGCTCGAACGCGAGGCCGCCACTGGCGAGGACGCCGACGACATAGACGTGGCCGACCTCGACGAGACCGAACTGTATCGGCTCGACGAGGACTTCTACCGGCGCGTGGACGTGCGCATCGAGACTGAGCTCGACCTCTCCTCCCCACAAAACGAACGCGAGCGGCTGACCGAACGCATCGCGGACGAAATCGAGGCCGCGCTCGAAGCTGCCACAGGACACGCCGACCGCGAGGATGGCGTGATGGCCACCCGCGACACCGCAGACCCCGAGGAATGGGAGGGAGACGACTTTGACCTCCACGACCTTGATGCGGACGAGTTCCAGACAGTCATCGACTCATTCAACGAGGTGCCGCCCGGCGACTTCGAATGGGCGGTCACGTTCGGTGTCGAGATTCGGGACACTGAGGTCTCACTCCGCCTGATGAATGAACCCGTCGGCGGGGAGGAAGACGAGGAGGGCGCGGACGAGCCGCACATCTTCAACCCGAAAATCGCGACCGAGGCCGCAGTTGACCGCTACGAGTTCGACCTCGGCCCTGACGACTACCGCTTCGACCAGTTCATCTGGGCGAAGGGGCACAACTGCTCGACAACCGTCGATGAACTCGACGCGGACGCCCAACGATTCCGCGTCGAAACCACCGCGACGCCCAGCGCACCCGTCTTCGAGTTCGAGTTCAACAACGACCACGAAACCCGGTTCAAGGCGCTCGCAGGGGACGTGTCTGGTGTCTCCACCGTCGACGTGCTGGAGGACATCTCCGAGGGGATGGACGACTACCTCGGAGAGTGGCGCGGCTCGAAGAAGTCGGAGTTCATCCGTGAGTACGGCGAGGACTCCGACGAGTTCACGGAATTCATGGACGCCGCCGACAACTTCGAGGAGGAGGCCAATCGCTTCGACGCGGGCATCGAGGTACTTCGCAACGAGGACGACGTGCGGCGCGCGTTCCAGATGATGAACCGCGTGAACAACACCGTCCACAACGTCAAGGCCGACGCCTTCGACGGCTGGCGGCTGTTCCAGTTGGTGTTCATCGTCTCGAACCTCTCAAGCATTGTCACCCGCGACCCTGACCCGCGCTTCGAGCAGTATGAGAGTCGATACGACGATATGGCCGAGGTATTATGGTTCCCCACCGGCGGTGGGAAGACGGAGGCGTACCTCGGGCTCGTGCTGTTCAACCTGTTCTTCGACCGGATGCGCGGGAAGGACAATGGGGTCACCGCTTGGATTCGGTTCCCGCTTCGCCTGCTCAGTCGCCAGCAGAAACAGCGATTTATGGAGGCGATGATGGAGGCCGACGCCATCCGTCGGGCCCCCAAGGACGAGGGAGGACTCGGCGGAAGCGGACGACCGTTCTCGCTGGGCTACTTCGTCGGCTCGCGCGACTCCCCGAACGACATCGGGAAGAACAACCACCTCGACGAGGACTACCGCGCAAGCCAAGAGAAGCTCGAAGACGACTGTAAACACCTCGACGAGTGCCCGCTCTGTGGAAGCGACGTGAACGTCCGGTACGACCAAAACGCCAACAGCGTCTACCATCACTGTACCGAGAGCAACCTCGACGACGACGAGAAGTGCGTTGGACGACTCCCCATCTACGTCACCGACCACGACATCTACCGCTACACGCCGAGCGTCCTGCTCGGGTCGCTCGACAAAATCGCGGTGATGGGGATGCAACCGCTGTTCGCCAACCTGCTTGGGAACTTCACCACGAAGTGCCCCGTTCACGGCATCGGCTACTCAGGGCGCTGTCCCGAGAAACACCTCTGCGAATACGAGGACGACTCCGAGGAGTTCATAGACATCAACCCCGGGACGCGCGACCCGGCACAGCGCGAGGAGACCGAGTACTTCGACCCAGTTCCGACGCTCCACCTCGTGGATGAGGTTCACCTGCTGAACGAGGAACTCGGCGCGTTCGCCAGCCACTACGAGACGATGTTCCTCACGCTGTGCCAGAAGCTGTTCGACGTGACGCCGAAGGTGCTGACCTCGACGGCAACCATCGCGGAGTACGAACGCCAGATTCGCAACCTCTTTCAGATGGAGGCGACGCGCTTCCCCGAGGAGGGCCCCGAGCTCGGGGAAACGTTCTATGGCGAACTCTCCGAGAGCGAAGTCGAACGCGAGTACCACGGCCTCACGCCGAACAACCGAACCCACCTGTACGCCGTCCTTGATCTTGTAAAGCAGTACCACGAAGTCATCCGCGACTACTACGACGAGCAACCCGAGACGGTGGCAACGCGGGCAGGACTCGACCCGACGGACATTGACGACATCGACGAAACGGTCGCGGGCGTGCTGGACGCCTACGAGACCTCGCTGGTGTACTTCACGAACAAGCGCGAGAAGGACACCTACCGGAAGAACATCCAGAAGCAGATTAACGACGAAATGCGCGACGAGGGGTACGCACCCCCGATGGAGGCTCAGCAGTTGACAGCGGACACCCGCAATGACGAGATTCTCCCGCGCCTCGAACGCGAGGGCGAGTTCGCGGACGACCCCTTCGAGGAGCGCATCGACACGGTGCCCGCCACGTCGTTCGTCGGTCACGGCATCGACGTGGACAGGTTCAATTTCATGCTGTTCTTCGGGTACCCGTCCCAGACGTTCCAGTACATCCAAGCATCTTCGCGGGTCGGGCGACAGGAGGGCGTCCCGGGTCACGTGCTGGACGTGTTCCGTCCGTTCGACAAGCGCGACCGCCACCGCTTCAAGTACTTCGAGAAGCTCCACGAGTACCTCTCGCGGACGGTCGAGCCGGTACCCATCGACCGCTGGGCGAAGTTCGCCGTCGAGAAGACCTTCCCCGGCATCCTGATGGCTATCCTCATCCAGTACTACCGCCCGCTGATGTACCGGAAGACAGACGCCAGCGGCGACCCGATGACCATCACCGCGCAGGGTAATACCAAGCGCGCGAACGTCCAGTCCGCGAACCATCTCTACGAGATGATGAACAACGACGCGGACTTTCCCGAACTCACGAAGGACGCGCTGGCCGACGACTTGCGCGACGCCTACGTGATGCGCGACCAGCCCACGTACCTCTCGTACATGCCGACCGACGCCGACGGCAACCCCGGCTTCTACACGAACAAGTACTTCGTGGAGAAAGTGCTGACGGGCCGGGGCGAGGAGTCCAGCCGCCTCGACGAGACGTGGCGACACTGGATGGACAAGCTCGACACCCAGATGGACACGCCGGAGTTCGACGGCGACGTGGAGCCGATGCGGAGTCTCCGTGATATCGGGAAGAGCGCGAAAATCACCAGCAACGACTACCATGAGGACTTCATCGACGCCCTCACCCGGGCGAACTGA
- a CDS encoding phospholipase D-like domain-containing protein, translating into MPSNPANLDQDALLETARILSQAVPADALDGVRASLEYLHHADCEVTPEALRDIAPCDLSTTNAENIVYQLAVEGVFDDGHLNVEALREAFVGARLIAGQVDPPKNTVVATIPYDDRALDPGMFEPLHANLLELIRSAEDDLVLMSPFLSEQAYERLRPALITAADNGADITLITRYLTYGDKDFNREFARGVATNQRLTSATAYYEYIDDETWTTFHAKMVIADGELAYLGTANLTHKGLGGNLELGVIFRDDTASRLTTLVENLRQSEFFYQVSVSGKSFHRC; encoded by the coding sequence ATGCCATCAAACCCAGCGAACCTCGACCAAGACGCACTACTCGAAACGGCCCGCATCCTCTCACAGGCTGTCCCAGCCGACGCGCTCGACGGCGTGCGTGCCAGTCTTGAATATCTCCACCACGCTGACTGCGAGGTGACTCCTGAGGCACTTCGAGATATCGCCCCGTGCGACCTCTCGACAACGAACGCTGAAAATATCGTATACCAACTCGCCGTTGAGGGTGTGTTCGACGACGGGCACCTCAACGTCGAGGCGCTTCGGGAGGCATTCGTCGGTGCCCGACTGATCGCCGGGCAGGTCGACCCGCCCAAGAACACTGTCGTTGCTACCATCCCTTATGATGATCGGGCACTTGATCCCGGGATGTTCGAGCCACTTCATGCCAATCTGCTCGAACTCATCCGTTCGGCTGAGGATGACCTCGTTTTGATGAGCCCGTTTCTCAGCGAGCAAGCTTACGAGCGACTCCGACCGGCACTTATTACAGCAGCAGACAACGGCGCGGATATCACACTCATCACGCGGTACCTTACTTATGGTGATAAGGATTTTAACCGTGAATTCGCCCGGGGAGTGGCTACCAACCAGCGGCTCACATCAGCAACGGCCTACTACGAGTATATTGACGACGAGACATGGACGACGTTTCACGCGAAGATGGTCATCGCAGACGGGGAACTGGCCTATCTGGGCACAGCCAACCTGACACACAAAGGGCTCGGGGGCAATCTAGAACTGGGTGTCATTTTCCGAGACGATACAGCGTCACGACTCACTACGCTTGTCGAAAATCTCCGGCAGTCGGAGTTCTTTTATCAAGTCTCCGTCTCGGGAAAATCGTTCCACCGGTGCTAA
- a CDS encoding DrmE family protein, translating to MPDTRYVFLYPPYRDDYVFEFPPSRQVAFIHNALWSNYVRKAAQDATENITASYKTTSIGSSGAVGDVEDHVFDIDTLESDIESYIRRTDFDGGGSSSSSERSAGGSGGDDYVFHLGNGDQRTFSEASVVTVYDSDKAKITRKKAKNVSEGEEILLLDSVAGDLYDVLLESAHKRDAVREDEDLVEKWRELLSTGMEREGMNYSDVVNTLQEYGSDIESWHSVRAWAEGRYIGPLDEGDCRRVLHIFRPELEGELLEQLHEAVWQAMKHLRLLHRRIGRNVRRAVEAEFNPSTSAKFGGDVNENMIKNIARDIERQTVIKVDITDGG from the coding sequence ATGCCGGACACGCGCTACGTGTTCCTCTACCCGCCGTACCGCGACGACTATGTGTTTGAATTCCCGCCTTCAAGACAGGTCGCGTTCATCCACAACGCTCTCTGGTCAAACTACGTGCGGAAGGCTGCGCAGGACGCTACCGAGAACATCACCGCCTCGTACAAGACGACGAGCATCGGGTCCTCAGGCGCGGTTGGCGACGTAGAAGACCACGTGTTCGATATCGACACACTGGAAAGCGACATCGAGAGCTACATCCGCCGCACCGACTTCGACGGTGGCGGGTCATCATCTTCGAGCGAACGTTCTGCGGGCGGGAGTGGAGGCGACGACTACGTATTCCATCTGGGGAACGGCGACCAGCGCACGTTCTCGGAGGCGAGCGTCGTCACCGTCTACGACTCGGACAAAGCGAAAATCACCCGCAAGAAGGCTAAGAATGTATCCGAAGGCGAAGAGATTCTGCTCCTTGACAGCGTGGCGGGAGACCTCTATGACGTGTTGCTGGAATCCGCCCACAAGCGCGATGCCGTGCGCGAGGACGAAGACCTCGTCGAGAAGTGGCGGGAACTGCTCAGTACCGGAATGGAGCGCGAGGGGATGAACTACTCAGATGTGGTGAACACCCTACAGGAGTATGGCTCGGACATCGAGAGTTGGCACTCCGTCCGCGCATGGGCAGAAGGGCGCTACATCGGGCCCCTCGATGAGGGCGACTGCCGCCGGGTTCTCCACATCTTCCGACCAGAACTGGAGGGTGAACTGCTTGAACAATTACACGAGGCCGTCTGGCAGGCGATGAAACACCTGCGTCTCCTACATCGACGCATCGGACGTAATGTCCGTCGGGCGGTTGAAGCCGAGTTCAACCCCTCGACGAGTGCGAAGTTTGGTGGGGATGTCAACGAGAATATGATAAAGAATATTGCACGCGACATCGAAAGACAGACCGTCATTAAAGTTGACATAACTGACGGCGGTTGA